The following are from one region of the Neurospora crassa OR74A linkage group III, whole genome shotgun sequence genome:
- a CDS encoding phenol 2-monooxygenase, with amino-acid sequence MYTYSRTMSSDQEKVDVLICGSGSAGLCAAVWLARFGINYKVLERRDGPLKIGQADGVQTRTVEIFDSFGIGEDMLREAYHVLELAFWAQNIEGGHRDNIQRTRYAPDKETEISHQPHVILNQARLNELMISQLGPQPPIQYSTEVKGVQVDESVDITDLSSYPVRVDAVTADGIAKTYRAKYVLGCDGAHSIIRKSLGFKMVGDSTDAVWGVMDIYPRTNFPDIRKKTAINSSVGNLLIIPREGDAMVRFYIELPAGTKASNVTLQDLQHHARLIFRPYEMDFADTFWWSAYAIGQRRADYFHKNHRVFLTGDACHTHSPKAGQGMNVSLQDGHNIGWKLGMILKGLGKPKPLLESYVIEREKTATELIEFDRGFTKLFNSKYREEHGISQDQFAEMFVQAGRYTAGQAIQYDASGVVEVGERDKEVVGKVTVGMRFPTAQVVRFCDAKAMQLVKGLPADGQWYLVVFAGDISKEESKARLEKISQALDNIVKRFTPVDAYPDSVVDRVLVIFGDRKKVEQEQIPEFFTPVTGKWQQKCLFKVYADDESYNSGHGHAYEAYGIDPAKGALVIVRPDHYVAKVSALDDNLEQSTQQFFEDFLLPLA; translated from the exons ATGTACACATATAGTCGTACCATGTCATCAGATCAAGAAAAGGTCGACGTCCTCATCTGTGGGTCCGGTTCGGCCGGTCTCTGCGCCGCCGTCTGGCTCGCCCGCTTCGGTATCAACTACAAGGTCCTCGAGCGCCGTGATGGACCCCTCAAGATCGGCCAGGCTGATGGTGTCCAGACTCGCACCGTCGAGATCTTTGACAGCTTCGGCATCGGCGAGGACATGCTAAGGGAAGCCTACCATGTTCTTGAACTCGCTTTCTGGGCGCAAAACATCGAGGGCGGACACAGGGACAACATCCAGAGGACACGCTACGCTCCCGACAAGGAGACCGAAATCAGCCACCAGCCACACGTCATCCTCAACCAAGCCCGTCTCAACGAGTTGATGATCAGCCAGCTTGGACCTCAGCCGCCCATCCAGTACAGCACCGAAGTCAAGGGCGTCCAAGTCGATGAGTCCGTCGACATCACCGATCTCTCCTCCTACCCTGTCCGCGTCGACGCCGTCACAGCCGATGGCATCGCCAAGACCTACCGCGCCAAGTACGTCCTCGGCTGCGACGGCGCTCACTCCATCATCCGCAAGTCTCTGGGGTTCAAGATGGTCGGCGACAGCACCGATGCCGTCTGGGGCGTCATGGACATCTACCCGCGCACCAACTTTCCTGATATCCGCAAGAAGACGGCCATCAACTCGTCGGTGGGCAACCTCTTGATCATCCCGCGCGAGGGCGATGCCATGGTGCGCTTCTACATTGAACTGCCGGCGGGGACAAAGGCGAGCAACGTCACGCTACAAGACCTCCAGCACCACGCTCGCCTGATTTTTCGCCCTTACGAGATGGACTTTGCCGATACCTTCTGGTGGTCCGCCTACGCCATCGGGCAGCGAAGAGCCGATTACTTCCACAAGAACCACCGTGTCTTCCTCACAGGCGATGCATGCCACACGCATTCGCCCAAGGCTGGGCAGGGCATGAATGTCAGTTTGCAAGATGGCCACAACATTGGCTGGAAACTGGGCATGATTCTCAAGGGACTGGGCAAACCCAAGCCGCTGCTGGAGTCGTATGTGATTGAGCGCGAGAAGACGGCAACGGAGCTGATTGAGTTTGATCGCGGGTTCACGAAGCTGTTCAATTCCAAGTATAGGGAGGAGCATGGCATCAGCCAGGACCAGTTTGCTGAGATGTTTGTCCAGGCGGGGAGGTACACGGCCGGACAGGCGATTCAGTATGATGCTtcgggggtggtggaggtgggggAGCGGGATAAAGAGGTTGTGGGGAAGGTCACGGTTGGCATGAGGTTTCCGACTGCGCAAGTGGTCCGGTTTTGCGATGCCAAGGCGATGCAGTTGGTCAAGGGGCTGCCGGCAGATGGGCAGTGGTATCTTGTGGTGTTTGCGGGGGATATTTCGAAGGAGGAGAGTAAGGCAAGGCTTGAGAAG ATCTCGCAAGCTCTCGACAATATTGTCAAGCGTTTCACTCCTGTCGACGCTTACCCAGACAGCGTTGTTGATCGCGTGCTTGTCATCTTCGGTGACAGGAAGAAGGTCGAGCAGGAACAGATCCCAGAGTTCTTCACTCCTGTAACAGGGAAGTGGCAGCAGAAATGTCTGTTCAAGGTGtatgctgatgatgagagCTACAACTCTGGACATGGCCATGCCTATGAAGCCTACGGCATTGATCCAGCAAAGGGAGCCTTGGTCATTGTCAGGCCGGATCACT ACGTGGCAAAGGTCTCGGCACTGGATGACAATCTCGAGCAGTCCACACAGCAGTTCTTTGAGGACTTCTTGTTGCCACTAGCTTGA